GTACGGTTGACCGGCGGCTCCCTGGACACCGGGCCGCTGCCGGACGGCGGCTTCCGGGTCGCGGCCCGGCTTCCCCTGCGTACGAAGGACACCGAGTGACCATCCGCGTGATCATCGTCGACGACCAGGCCATGGTGCGGGCCGGTTTCGCCGCGCTCCTCGCCGCGCAGCCCGACATCGACGTGGTCGGCGAGGCGCCCGACGGGCGGCAGGGCGTGGACGTGGCACGCTCGACGCACCCGGACGTGGTCCTGATGGACGTGCGGATGCCGGAGCTGGACGGGCTCGCGGCCGCCCGGGAGATCCTGCACCCGCCGGCCGGGGTCACGCACCGGCCGAAGGTGCTGATGCTGACCACCTTCGACGTCGACGACTACGTGTACGAGGCGCTGCGCGCGGGCGCGTCCGGCTTCCTCCTCAAGGACGCGCCGCCCGCCGACCTCATCGCGGCGGTACGGGTGGTGGCGGCGGGCGAGGCGCTGCTCGCGCCGTCCGTGACCCGCCGTCTCATCGCCGACTTCGCGGCCTCGCGCCCCGCGCCCCGCCGGGACACCACGGCGCTGCGCCTGAACGGGCTCACCCCGCGCGAGACGGAGGTCCTGGAGCTGATCGCCCGGGGCCTGTCGAACCAGGAGATCGCGGACAGCCTGGTCCTCGCCGAGCAGACGGTGAAGACCCACATCGGCCGGGTCCTCGCCAAGCTGGACCTGCGCGACCGGGCGCAGGCGGTGGTCTTCGCGTACGAGTCGGGCCTGGTCACCCCCGGCGCCTAGCCGGCAGGACCGGGGACGCCCCCCCGGCCTGGTCACCCCCGGCGCCTAGCCGGCAGGACCGGGGACTCGCGCCGGCACCCGGGGGAAAACCCCACCCTCCACCGGGTGTTGGCTGCTCCTCCACCCCCTACCCAGGTATCGGACGGGAGTTGGCTCCCCGGGGTGACGTGCCGTCACCCACCCCCTTCCTACCTTCCTCTCGCCAACGACGAGAGCGAGGGAGGGCGGGCCGATGCGCCGCTTCACGAGGACCCTGATCACCGCGGCCGTGGTGACCGGTGTGATCGCCGGGACGGCCGGCTGGGCGTCCGGGAACAGCCAGGAGGCCGTGACCGGGGCCCCGGCCGGGACGGCGGCGTGGCGGGCCGCGGGGCTGCCCGACCCGGAGCGGATGGGCCCGGCCGAGGTCGCGCGGTTCTTCGCCGGGCTGAGTCCCGTACGCCGGCACGAGCTGGCCCGGACGCACCCGACGGTCGTCGGGAACCTCGACGGGGCGCCCCTGGAGCTGCGGTACGAGGCCAACGCACGGTCCGTGCCCGGGCAGTTCGGCGGTGCGCGGGTCCTCGCCCACGATCCGCGCGGCCGGGGGCAGGTGGCCCTGGTCTACGGGGACCTGGCGCGGGCCGAGCACGTGGCCGTGATCGTCCCCGGCTCCGACATCGACGCGGGGCACGTCGAGCCGCTGGCCGACATGGCGACCGAGCTGCGCCGGGCGACCGGCGGCCGTACGGCGGTCGTCGCCTGGGCCGGGTACACGACGCCCGTCGGTGTCGGCCTGGACGCGGCCACCGGCCGGCTCGCCGAGGCCGGGGCGGAGCGCCTGGCCCGGTTCACGGACGGTCTGGCGGCCGTGGGGGCGGCCGAGCCGTCCCTCTTCTGCCACAGCTACGGCTCCGTCGTCTGCGGTCTCGCCGCCCACCGGCTCAAGGCGAAGGACCTGGTCGTCTTCGGCTCCCCCGGGATGCGCGCCGAGAACGTCGACGAGCTCGGCACCTCCGCCCGGGTCTGGGCGGCGAAGGATCCCACCGACTGGATCGACCGGGTCCCGAACGTCGAGCTCGCGGGGCTCGGGCACGGCGCCGACCCCACCGACCCGGCCTTCGGGGCGCGCCGGATCCCGGCCGCGGACGCCGCCGGACACGGCG
This is a stretch of genomic DNA from Streptomyces sp. R44. It encodes these proteins:
- a CDS encoding response regulator — its product is MTIRVIIVDDQAMVRAGFAALLAAQPDIDVVGEAPDGRQGVDVARSTHPDVVLMDVRMPELDGLAAAREILHPPAGVTHRPKVLMLTTFDVDDYVYEALRAGASGFLLKDAPPADLIAAVRVVAAGEALLAPSVTRRLIADFAASRPAPRRDTTALRLNGLTPRETEVLELIARGLSNQEIADSLVLAEQTVKTHIGRVLAKLDLRDRAQAVVFAYESGLVTPGA
- a CDS encoding alpha/beta hydrolase, whose translation is MRRFTRTLITAAVVTGVIAGTAGWASGNSQEAVTGAPAGTAAWRAAGLPDPERMGPAEVARFFAGLSPVRRHELARTHPTVVGNLDGAPLELRYEANARSVPGQFGGARVLAHDPRGRGQVALVYGDLARAEHVAVIVPGSDIDAGHVEPLADMATELRRATGGRTAVVAWAGYTTPVGVGLDAATGRLAEAGAERLARFTDGLAAVGAAEPSLFCHSYGSVVCGLAAHRLKAKDLVVFGSPGMRAENVDELGTSARVWAAKDPTDWIDRVPNVELAGLGHGADPTDPAFGARRIPAADAAGHGGYFAPGTSSLRAFAAIAEGDVR